TTCAGGGCGTGCGGGCACAGGCCGATGCCGACATGGCAAGCTCCGTCGATCGGATCAATTCGCTACTGTCCAGGCTCGAGGATGTGAATGCCATCATTGTCAGCCAATCCGAGACGGCCGGCGATCTCAACGACTATCTCGACCAACGCGAAAAGATCATCTCCGAGCTCTCCGAGGAGATCGGGATCAAGACCGTGTCGCGCGGCAGAAACGATCTTGTAGTCTATACGGATGGCGGCGTTACCTTGTTCGAGAGCAGGGCGCGAGCCGTCACTTTCCAGTCGACCGGGGCGTTCACGGCGGGAATCGAAGGCAATGCCGTCTATGTCGATGGCGTGCCGGTTACCGGAGATACGGCCGGCATGAAGACCCATTCCGGCCGCCTGGCCGGCTATGCCGCGGTTCGCGACACGCTGGCTCCTGCCTATCAAAGCCAATTAGACGAAGTCGCGCGTGGCCTGATCGTGGCTTTCCGTGAAAGTGACCAGAGCGCAGCGCCGGCGCTGCCCGATGTGCCTGGCCTCTTCACCTGGTCCGGCGCCCCGGCCACGCCGGGCGGCGCGATCGTTCCGGGAATTGCCGGGTCGATCAAGGTGAACGCCAATGTCAATCCCGCCGTGGGCGGCAATGTCAATCTCCTGCGTGACGGCGGCATCTCCAATCCCGCGAACCCGGCCTATGTATATAATGATTCAGGAGCAGCGGGCTTCAGCGACCGTCTGCGCGAGCTGCTCGATATCATGTCGACGCCGCAAGGTTTCGACACGCAGGCCGGCCTTGGGACGAATGTCACCCTGGTCAAATTTGCCGGCGCCTCGGCCGGTTGGCTCGAGGAAGCGCGCAGGTCCGCCACCAGCGATGCCGATTATAGTGCGACGCTGCTCAACCGGGCCGGTTCCGCGCTTTCCAATGTAACTGGCGTCAATCTCGACGAGGAGATGACGATCATGCTGGAGCTCGAGCGTTCATATCAGGCATCGGCAAAGCTTGTCTCCACGATCGATTCGATGTTTGACACCTTGTTGGCGGCGGTCTGACGACATGAAGACATCCTATATCTCCACGCTTTCGCTCACCGATATGCCGCGCCGCTCCATCGCCGAGTTGCAGACGCAGCTCCTCAAGGCGCAGAAGGAACTCGGCACGCGTCGGCACGCCGATATCGGCCTGGAACTTGGCCACCGCACCGCGCAGACGCTCAGCTTCCGGCATGATTTCGCGAGGCTCAAAGGCAACATCGACGCCAACGGGCTGGTCAAGACCCGGCTCGACATGACCCAGAACATAATGAGCAGCCTGCGTACCAACGGACAGGAACTGCTCAACTCCCTGTCCGTCGCGCATAGCGGAACATCGGATCCGAGCATTGCTCAGGGAAAGGCCGAGGCGGCGATGAATGCCCTGATTTCCGGCCTCAATACCACGGTCAATGGTGAGTATATCTTTGCTGGCATCAATAATCAGGTGAAGCCGGTCGCCGATTACTATGACACGCCGCAATCGGCGGCGCGCCAGGCTGTCGCCGACGCCTTCATGACCCGCTTCGGCGTCTCCCAATCGGCGCCGGCGGCGGCAAATATTACCGCCGCTGATATGCAGGACTTTCTCGACAACGAGTTCGCCGCCTTGTTCGACCAGGCGGCCTGGACGGCCAACTGGTCCGAGGCCTCGAGCGAAAACGCCAAGAGTCGCATTTCGGGGACGGAGACGATCGCCACAGGCGAGAACGCCAACGCGCCGGGGATCCGTAAGCTGGCGGAAGCCATCACCATGGTGGCCGATCTGGGGATCAAGAACCTCAACAAGGAGGCTGGCCGCGCGATCGTCGACACCGCGATGAAGGTTCTGGGAGAGGCTATGGGGGAGATGGCTTCGGCCCAGGGGAACCTCGGGACCGCGCAGGAGATGCTCGAGAAAGCCAATGAGCGTATGTCGCTGCAGGCCGATATCCTGAACAAGGAGATCAACGCGCTCGAGGCCGTGGATCCCTATGAGGCAGCAACCCGGGTCAATACGCTGATGTCGCAGATTGAAACCGCCTATGCACTGACCGGGCGGATCCAGAAGCTCTCTTTGCTGAACTATCTCTAGTGAACCGAAAAATGGGTGCGTAATGTATCATTTCTCTTACGGCGAGATCATCAATGACGCCGGTTCCACGTCGCGAGACCGCGAGCGGCTGGCGCTCGACCGGTCAATCGAGCTCCTGCGCGAGGCCGATCAGCAGGGCGGCGAGTCGAGAGTGGCCCTGGAGGCCTTGCTCTATGTGCAGCGTCTGTGGTCTCTGCTGCTGGAGGACCTCGCCAGGCCCGGCAATGATCTGCCCGAAAAGCTGCGCGCCGACCTGATCTCCATTGGCTTCTGGATACTCAAGGAAGCCGATATCACCCGTGAGGACAAGGCGCGCAGCTTCAAGGGACTGATCGATATCTCATCGATCATCCGGGATGGTCTCAAGTGAGCACGTCGATCCGCATATCGCTTCAACCGGGCGAGCGGATATTCATCAATGGCGCGGCGCTCAGGGTTGATCGCCGCGTGTCGCTCGAATTCCTCAATGCCGCAACCTTCCTTCTCGAGAACCACGTGCTGCAGGCCGAGGATGCCACCACGCCGCTCAAACAGCTCTATTTCGTGGTGCAGACGATCTTGATGGATCCGGCGACCGCGCCGCAGTCACTTTCGTTGTACAGGGAGTTTCATGCCGCATCGCTCGCGGCCTTCGAGAATGCCGCCATTCTGGCGGAGCTCAAGTTCATCGATGGTCTGGTGACAAACGGCAGAACTTTCGAGGCATTGAAGGCGTTGCGCGCCTTGTTCCCGCGCGAAAGCGAGATTCTGGCCACGAAACTTTCGCCCGAATTTACACGGTCCAAACAGGAGCAGGAGGCACTGGCATGCAAGTGAATGGCACGAATTCCGCAACGGGCGCGAACACGGCTCCGGCTCCCGGCTCAGCTGCTGCGGCCTCGCTGGACTACAATGCTTTCCTGCGCCTCCTCGTCGCCGAAATGAAGAACCAGGACCCGACCAAGCCCAATGACGCCACGCAATACATGGCGCAGCTCGCCTCGTTCTCGAATGTCGAGCAGGCGATCAAGACGAACAACAAGCTCGATGCCTTGCTGACGACATCGGCTCTCGGTCAGGCCGAGAGCCTGATCGGACGCACGATTACCTCGGCTGACGGTGCCATCAGCGGCAAGGTCACGGCCATCAAGATCATCTCGGGCGGCGCCGTCGCCATTCTGGAAGGCGACAAGCAGCTTCCCATCGGTCCGGGTGTGGTCGTCTCCGGCTCATGAATGAGGCTGACGCGCTCGACATCGTCCAGGCAGCGATCTGGACGGTGATCATCGCTTCGGGTCCTGCCATTGCGGCGGCGATGGCGATTGGCATCGTGATCGCCTTGTTCCAGGCGCTGACCCAGATCCAGGAGATGACGCTGACCTTCGTCCCGAAGATCCTCATCATCTTCGTCATGATCGCCCTGACGGCGCCCTTCATCGGGGCGCAGCTCTTTACCTTCACCGAAATGATCTATGCTCGCATAGAGACTGGCTTCTGATCCCCATGGAGCAATCCCGCCAAAGTTGAAGACTTTGGCGATCAGGATTTGCTCCAAGAGATTTATGTGGCGCGAATCCTTCTCGGCGAAGTGATTCCACTTCGCCGGGATGCGCGCTAGCGGGCGGAGACACCTCCGCGCAAGGTTCACCCGCCAAGATCGTCTTCCGACTATGGAATATGATCTATGAGTGATCTGGCAGTCTCCAGCTACGCCGCGCCCGTCAAGGGAAATGGGCGGGATATCGGCT
This genomic stretch from Nordella sp. HKS 07 harbors:
- the flgK gene encoding flagellar hook-associated protein FlgK, coding for MSLSAGLNIARSALAAVSGQTAVISRNISALNDPHYARRTANVASLVSGGGVEISSITRSTDKVLFTTKLDAASRAMMHEEIAASLDALENTINDPNLGRSPSALIGKFNDALQLYANAPHDVTAASSAVAAAANLANALNDATSTVQGVRAQADADMASSVDRINSLLSRLEDVNAIIVSQSETAGDLNDYLDQREKIISELSEEIGIKTVSRGRNDLVVYTDGGVTLFESRARAVTFQSTGAFTAGIEGNAVYVDGVPVTGDTAGMKTHSGRLAGYAAVRDTLAPAYQSQLDEVARGLIVAFRESDQSAAPALPDVPGLFTWSGAPATPGGAIVPGIAGSIKVNANVNPAVGGNVNLLRDGGISNPANPAYVYNDSGAAGFSDRLRELLDIMSTPQGFDTQAGLGTNVTLVKFAGASAGWLEEARRSATSDADYSATLLNRAGSALSNVTGVNLDEEMTIMLELERSYQASAKLVSTIDSMFDTLLAAV
- a CDS encoding flagellar hook-associated family protein, encoding MKTSYISTLSLTDMPRRSIAELQTQLLKAQKELGTRRHADIGLELGHRTAQTLSFRHDFARLKGNIDANGLVKTRLDMTQNIMSSLRTNGQELLNSLSVAHSGTSDPSIAQGKAEAAMNALISGLNTTVNGEYIFAGINNQVKPVADYYDTPQSAARQAVADAFMTRFGVSQSAPAAANITAADMQDFLDNEFAALFDQAAWTANWSEASSENAKSRISGTETIATGENANAPGIRKLAEAITMVADLGIKNLNKEAGRAIVDTAMKVLGEAMGEMASAQGNLGTAQEMLEKANERMSLQADILNKEINALEAVDPYEAATRVNTLMSQIETAYALTGRIQKLSLLNYL
- the flaF gene encoding flagellar biosynthesis regulator FlaF — translated: MYHFSYGEIINDAGSTSRDRERLALDRSIELLREADQQGGESRVALEALLYVQRLWSLLLEDLARPGNDLPEKLRADLISIGFWILKEADITREDKARSFKGLIDISSIIRDGLK
- the flbT gene encoding flagellar biosynthesis repressor FlbT; translated protein: MSTSIRISLQPGERIFINGAALRVDRRVSLEFLNAATFLLENHVLQAEDATTPLKQLYFVVQTILMDPATAPQSLSLYREFHAASLAAFENAAILAELKFIDGLVTNGRTFEALKALRALFPRESEILATKLSPEFTRSKQEQEALACK
- the flgD gene encoding flagellar hook assembly protein FlgD, whose amino-acid sequence is MQVNGTNSATGANTAPAPGSAAAASLDYNAFLRLLVAEMKNQDPTKPNDATQYMAQLASFSNVEQAIKTNNKLDALLTTSALGQAESLIGRTITSADGAISGKVTAIKIISGGAVAILEGDKQLPIGPGVVVSGS
- the fliQ gene encoding flagellar biosynthesis protein FliQ, whose protein sequence is MNEADALDIVQAAIWTVIIASGPAIAAAMAIGIVIALFQALTQIQEMTLTFVPKILIIFVMIALTAPFIGAQLFTFTEMIYARIETGF